Proteins encoded by one window of Enterobacter pseudoroggenkampii:
- a CDS encoding diaminobutyrate--2-oxoglutarate transaminase, with translation MMTDKVRIDTVDAHKSNETYLARQAEFESNVRSYPRKLPLAITKAEGVWITDADNKEYLDCLAGAGTLALGHNHPDVLKSIQNVITSGLPLHTLDLTTPLKDAFSEYLLSLLPGQGKEYCLQFTGPSGADAVEAALKLAKKVTGRSGIISFSGGYHGMTHGALSVTGNLSPKEAVDGMMPEVQFMPYPHEYRCPLGIGGEAGVKALTYYFDNLINDVESGVRKPAAVILEAVQGEGGVNPAPAEWLQRIRKVTQEHGILLILDEVQAGFARTGKFFAFEHAGIEPDIIVMSKAVGGGLPLAVLGIKKQFDAWAPGHHTGTFRGNQLAMATGLTTLKILKDQNIAGKVAAQGEWLKGQLKEMAKRYPVIGHVRGLGMMIGIEIVKPNEAADHMGCFPGDGELSALIQKKCFEAGLILERGGRNGIVLRLLPSLLISDEELKIFLDKFEQALLAAGVRPA, from the coding sequence ATGATGACGGATAAAGTCCGTATTGACACCGTAGATGCCCACAAAAGCAACGAAACCTATCTGGCCCGTCAGGCCGAGTTTGAATCTAACGTCAGGAGTTATCCGCGCAAACTGCCTTTAGCCATCACTAAAGCAGAAGGCGTGTGGATCACCGATGCAGATAATAAAGAATACCTTGACTGTTTAGCAGGCGCAGGGACCCTTGCGCTTGGCCATAACCATCCTGATGTGCTGAAAAGCATCCAAAATGTCATTACCAGCGGCTTGCCGTTACATACACTGGATCTGACGACGCCTCTGAAAGACGCGTTTTCTGAATACCTGCTCTCTCTGCTGCCTGGTCAGGGCAAAGAGTACTGCCTGCAGTTCACCGGTCCATCCGGTGCTGACGCCGTTGAAGCGGCGCTGAAGCTCGCGAAAAAAGTGACCGGTCGTAGCGGTATCATCAGCTTCTCTGGTGGTTACCACGGTATGACCCACGGCGCGCTGTCCGTGACCGGCAACCTGTCTCCGAAAGAAGCGGTTGACGGTATGATGCCAGAAGTGCAGTTCATGCCTTACCCGCACGAATACCGTTGCCCGCTGGGTATCGGTGGTGAAGCGGGCGTGAAAGCGCTGACGTACTACTTCGATAACCTGATCAACGACGTTGAAAGCGGCGTGCGTAAGCCTGCTGCGGTGATCCTGGAAGCGGTTCAGGGCGAAGGCGGCGTGAACCCGGCTCCGGCTGAGTGGCTGCAGCGCATCCGTAAAGTGACTCAGGAACACGGCATTCTGCTGATCCTCGACGAAGTTCAGGCTGGCTTTGCCCGTACCGGTAAATTCTTCGCCTTCGAACACGCTGGCATTGAGCCAGACATCATCGTGATGTCTAAAGCAGTGGGTGGCGGTCTGCCGCTGGCCGTACTCGGTATCAAAAAGCAGTTCGATGCGTGGGCGCCAGGTCACCACACCGGTACCTTCCGCGGCAACCAGCTGGCGATGGCAACCGGTCTGACGACGCTGAAAATCCTGAAAGACCAGAACATCGCAGGCAAAGTGGCTGCACAGGGCGAATGGCTGAAAGGCCAGCTGAAAGAGATGGCGAAACGCTATCCGGTCATCGGCCACGTGCGCGGTCTGGGCATGATGATCGGTATTGAGATCGTTAAGCCTAACGAAGCCGCTGACCACATGGGCTGCTTCCCGGGCGACGGCGAGCTGTCTGCACTGATTCAGAAGAAGTGCTTCGAAGCCGGTCTGATTCTGGAGCGCGGTGGCCGTAACGGTATCGTTCTGCGTCTGCTGCCGTCTCTGCTGATCAGTGACGAAGAGCTGAAAATCTTCCTGGATAAATTTGAGCAGGCACTGCTTGCTGCGGGCGTTCGCCCGGCGTAA
- a CDS encoding pyridoxal phosphate-dependent decarboxylase family protein, producing MSDSNPILFSSAQSIEAYQQAIEQSTQAVMQWLKQPEMYQGKTVAELRDRIKLDFNPKGLGNEAAIERAVEFFLKDSLSVHHPQCVAHLHCPSLVVSQAAEVLINATNQSMDSWDQSPSATIIEIKLIEWLRTRVGYQAGDAGVFTSGGTQSNLMGLMLARDAFFARQGHSVQQDGLVGDLRKIRVLCSENAHFSVQKNMALMGLGYQSVVQVKTDEFSRMDLTDLAAKIEQCNANGEQILAIVATAGTTDAGAIDPLRAIAELAAKQNIWVHVDAAWGGALLMSEQYRHYLDGIELVDSVTLDFHKQFFQTISCGAFLLKEARHYELMRYQAAYLNSEFDEEAGVPNLVSKSLQTTRRFDALKLWMSLEALGQEQYAAIIDHGVTLAQQVAAYVKAQPALELVMQPQLASVLFRFRGQVQTDEAGIALLNQKIGDALLESGRANVGVTEHNGVTCLKLTLLNPTVTLEDIKILLSLVERTAQEVLAK from the coding sequence ATGTCTGATTCAAACCCAATTTTGTTCTCCTCTGCGCAGAGCATTGAAGCTTACCAGCAGGCGATTGAACAAAGCACTCAGGCTGTGATGCAGTGGCTAAAACAGCCTGAGATGTACCAGGGCAAAACGGTCGCGGAACTGCGCGATCGTATTAAGCTGGATTTCAACCCGAAAGGGCTGGGCAACGAAGCGGCGATTGAACGCGCCGTGGAGTTCTTCCTGAAAGACAGCCTGTCCGTTCATCACCCGCAGTGTGTGGCGCACCTGCACTGCCCAAGCCTGGTCGTAAGTCAGGCGGCGGAAGTGCTGATCAACGCCACTAACCAGAGTATGGACTCCTGGGATCAAAGCCCGTCCGCAACCATCATTGAGATCAAACTGATCGAGTGGCTGCGTACCCGCGTGGGTTATCAGGCCGGCGACGCAGGTGTTTTCACCAGCGGCGGGACTCAGAGCAACCTGATGGGCCTGATGCTGGCTCGCGATGCGTTTTTCGCGCGTCAGGGTCATTCCGTTCAGCAGGACGGTCTGGTTGGCGATCTGCGCAAAATTCGCGTGCTGTGCTCCGAAAACGCGCACTTCTCCGTGCAGAAAAACATGGCGCTGATGGGCCTGGGCTACCAGTCCGTGGTGCAGGTGAAAACGGACGAATTCTCCCGCATGGATCTGACCGATCTGGCGGCGAAAATCGAACAGTGCAATGCGAACGGCGAGCAGATTCTGGCCATCGTCGCGACGGCAGGTACCACCGATGCCGGTGCTATCGACCCGCTGCGTGCGATTGCTGAGCTGGCCGCGAAGCAGAACATCTGGGTACACGTTGATGCGGCCTGGGGCGGCGCGCTGCTGATGTCAGAGCAGTATCGTCACTACCTGGACGGCATCGAGCTGGTGGATTCCGTCACCCTGGACTTCCACAAGCAGTTCTTCCAGACCATCAGCTGCGGCGCGTTCCTGCTGAAAGAAGCACGTCACTATGAGCTGATGCGCTATCAGGCGGCTTACCTGAACTCTGAGTTCGACGAAGAAGCCGGCGTGCCTAATCTGGTTTCCAAATCTCTGCAAACCACCCGTCGTTTTGACGCGCTGAAGCTGTGGATGAGCCTGGAAGCGCTGGGTCAGGAGCAATACGCGGCGATCATCGATCACGGCGTGACCCTGGCACAGCAGGTTGCGGCCTACGTGAAAGCGCAGCCTGCGCTGGAGCTGGTTATGCAGCCGCAGCTGGCAAGCGTTCTGTTCCGCTTCCGCGGACAGGTGCAGACGGATGAAGCGGGTATCGCCCTGCTGAACCAGAAAATTGGTGACGCGCTGCTGGAATCCGGCCGTGCAAACGTCGGTGTGACCGAGCATAACGGCGTGACCTGCCTGAAGCTGACGCTGCTGAACCCAACCGTGACGCTGGAAGATATTAAAATCCTGCTGTCTCTGGTTGAGCGCACCGCGCAGGAAGTTCTGGCTAAGTAA
- a CDS encoding protein disulfide oxidoreductase has protein sequence MDNRKISRLRRWAREGIILVLLTLAVVWGVDQYRKPTLPASFSATPMQSIDGNVHDIAALSQDRPLLIYVWATWCSICRYTTPAVNQLAEEGGNVVSIAMRSGDNAKLERWVDKKQLKMPVINDANGALSQQWQVSVTPTLVVVSKGNVVSTTTGWTSYWGLKLRMWWAGV, from the coding sequence ATGGATAACCGCAAAATCAGTCGACTGCGCCGCTGGGCGCGGGAAGGGATCATACTCGTTCTGCTGACGCTGGCCGTGGTATGGGGTGTTGATCAGTACCGAAAACCGACGCTCCCCGCCAGTTTTAGTGCAACGCCGATGCAGAGCATCGACGGCAACGTTCACGATATTGCGGCGCTCAGCCAGGATCGTCCGCTGCTGATCTACGTCTGGGCAACCTGGTGCAGCATTTGCCGCTACACGACGCCTGCGGTTAATCAACTGGCAGAAGAGGGCGGGAACGTGGTGAGTATCGCCATGCGTTCTGGTGACAACGCAAAGCTTGAGCGCTGGGTTGATAAGAAACAGCTAAAAATGCCGGTGATTAACGATGCAAACGGTGCTTTGTCGCAGCAGTGGCAGGTGAGCGTCACGCCAACGCTGGTGGTTGTGTCGAAGGGGAACGTGGTCAGTACCACGACGGGCTGGACGAGCTACTGGGGATTAAAATTAAGGATGTGGTGGGCAGGCGTATAA